Proteins co-encoded in one Cupriavidus taiwanensis genomic window:
- a CDS encoding KAP family P-loop NTPase fold protein: protein MHVKDPWSQDRLGRKEAASFLENYLVGRYELRQKLQPLSPTDAVEPNTFVLNVRAPWGFGKTFFLKRLAAELKRKGHPVAFYDAWANDFSDDPIVGFIAEISQGLLSKTPNLAPAEKILDEALAVGKRMIKPAGKILAGAVAKHLAGLSLDDFRALIQDGDVGRLHAGEFDGEGLLSKIGDVALKQHLNQKEQISLFHQKMGRFVSALEDQQDVRLPIFIIVDELDRCRPSYAIELLEAIKHLFGVPGIYFIVATNLTQLGHSVAAVYGDKFDAERYLKRFFDQEYALPDPPRNDFIAFLIEQCPAIAHSKNICVPHFSTYYGQTLPQQLAFSLVSDAFKLSLRDQMQVAAMTDAVMVAWPEGERIHFLLLVFLVSLHHVSTVSFDKLDAGGQVTPTMEGIPDYRNVSLVLRAPHNRDEVLGHGRAKFYPLADVIQTYLNAGKMDLHALSERSSPEGLNIVYGELQRDIPNSYDPSGPKPTPPVLKYFARVRHAGQLH from the coding sequence CGTCAAAAATTGCAGCCTTTGTCCCCAACCGATGCCGTAGAGCCTAATACCTTCGTCTTGAATGTTCGCGCTCCTTGGGGATTTGGCAAGACGTTCTTCCTGAAGCGGCTGGCCGCCGAACTGAAGAGAAAGGGACATCCCGTTGCCTTCTATGATGCCTGGGCGAATGATTTCTCGGACGATCCTATCGTGGGATTCATTGCTGAAATCAGTCAGGGCCTCCTCAGCAAGACGCCCAATTTGGCACCAGCGGAAAAGATCCTGGACGAAGCACTTGCGGTGGGTAAAAGGATGATCAAGCCTGCCGGAAAAATTTTGGCCGGTGCGGTTGCTAAGCATCTGGCGGGGCTGTCGCTTGACGACTTCCGGGCATTAATCCAAGACGGCGATGTTGGGCGACTGCATGCCGGCGAGTTCGATGGTGAAGGATTGCTTTCGAAGATAGGCGACGTGGCATTGAAGCAGCACCTCAACCAGAAGGAGCAGATCAGCCTGTTTCATCAGAAGATGGGGCGTTTCGTGTCCGCATTGGAGGATCAGCAGGACGTTCGCTTGCCGATCTTCATCATTGTGGACGAATTGGACCGGTGCCGTCCGTCTTATGCGATCGAATTGCTGGAGGCCATCAAGCACCTGTTTGGCGTACCAGGCATCTACTTCATCGTGGCGACGAACCTGACCCAGTTAGGACATTCCGTTGCCGCCGTCTATGGCGACAAGTTCGATGCCGAGCGCTATCTGAAGCGGTTCTTCGATCAGGAGTATGCGTTGCCAGATCCGCCCCGCAACGATTTCATCGCATTCTTGATCGAGCAGTGTCCAGCAATTGCTCATTCCAAGAATATATGCGTGCCACATTTTTCAACCTATTATGGCCAGACGCTGCCGCAGCAGTTGGCGTTCAGCTTGGTTTCCGATGCGTTTAAGCTAAGCTTACGCGATCAAATGCAGGTTGCGGCTATGACCGATGCGGTGATGGTGGCGTGGCCTGAAGGCGAGCGCATCCACTTCCTGCTGCTTGTTTTCCTGGTCAGTTTGCACCATGTGTCGACGGTAAGCTTCGATAAGCTTGATGCGGGCGGTCAAGTCACGCCGACCATGGAGGGGATACCGGACTATCGCAATGTTTCCTTGGTGCTGCGAGCTCCGCATAACCGCGATGAGGTACTTGGGCATGGCCGCGCAAAATTTTACCCGCTTGCGGACGTGATCCAGACCTATCTGAACGCTGGAAAAATGGACCTACACGCATTGAGTGAGCGATCGTCTCCTGAAGGACTGAATATCGTATATGGCGAATTGCAGCGCGATATCCCCAATTCCTATGACCCTTCCGGACCAAAGCCGACGCCACCCGTGCTCAAGTATTTTGCGCGTGTCCGTCATGCCGGACAGCTCCATTGA
- a CDS encoding calcium:proton antiporter, whose translation MSSSNKLTTWTILAPLAGWIILIAGMLLAQGWLQWLAALALAGSVFAAVHHAEMVAHKVGEPFGTLVLAVSITVIEVALIVSMMVSAGPEKAALARDTVFAAVMLVCNGIVGLCLFMGALRHREQVFQAPGANVALAVLAALAVLTMVLPNYTSATPGPEFSRSQLAFAGVSSLVLYCSFIFVQTIRHRDYFLIEGSSDESEHAPPPTSAVALISALMLVVCLVAVVGLAKQLSPAVEAGVELMGAPEATVGIVIAALVLLPEGLAALRSAMANRLQTSLNLALGSVLACIGLTIPSVAAVSAAIDRPLALGLEPKETVLLALTIVVSTLTLGMGRTNILQGIVHMIVLAAYLFLAFAP comes from the coding sequence TTGTCATCCTCCAACAAGCTAACGACCTGGACAATTTTGGCTCCGCTGGCCGGTTGGATTATCCTGATCGCGGGAATGCTCCTCGCGCAGGGCTGGCTGCAGTGGTTGGCCGCGCTTGCCCTGGCCGGCTCCGTATTCGCGGCAGTTCACCACGCAGAGATGGTTGCCCACAAGGTGGGCGAGCCGTTCGGCACGCTGGTGCTTGCCGTATCGATTACCGTCATCGAGGTAGCGTTGATCGTTTCAATGATGGTGTCGGCCGGACCTGAGAAGGCCGCACTGGCACGCGACACGGTATTCGCCGCGGTCATGCTGGTGTGCAATGGCATTGTGGGCCTGTGCCTGTTCATGGGCGCGCTGCGACACCGCGAGCAGGTCTTCCAGGCACCGGGCGCAAACGTTGCCCTGGCGGTGCTGGCAGCACTTGCCGTGCTGACCATGGTGCTTCCGAATTACACCTCCGCCACTCCGGGACCCGAGTTTTCCCGCTCGCAACTGGCATTCGCCGGCGTGAGCTCACTGGTCTTGTACTGCAGCTTCATTTTCGTGCAGACAATACGTCACAGGGATTACTTCCTGATCGAGGGCAGTTCGGATGAAAGCGAGCACGCGCCGCCGCCGACTTCGGCTGTTGCACTGATCAGTGCCCTGATGCTGGTTGTTTGCCTCGTGGCAGTGGTGGGACTGGCCAAGCAGTTGTCGCCAGCCGTGGAGGCTGGGGTGGAACTGATGGGTGCGCCGGAGGCTACGGTCGGCATCGTGATCGCTGCGCTGGTGCTCTTGCCGGAAGGGTTGGCTGCCTTGCGCTCGGCAATGGCCAATCGTCTGCAGACCAGCCTGAATCTGGCGCTGGGCTCGGTTCTGGCCTGCATTGGTCTCACCATACCCAGTGTCGCGGCAGTATCGGCTGCAATCGATCGCCCGCTGGCACTCGGGCTTGAGCCGAAGGAAACCGTGCTGCTGGCACTGACGATAGTGGTCAGCACGCTCACTCTGGGCATGGGTCGGACCAATATCCTTCAAGGTATTGTGCACATGATCGTGCTGGCAGCTTATCTTTTTCTGGCCTTCGCACCCTAA
- a CDS encoding RT0821/Lpp0805 family surface protein, with product MNKTQKDELLRAVNKILDDGADRTAVPWNYPATGSRKEIKGKLTPLKSTTEQGQSCRQLNVRLQRAQKSGNWTGWFCKQSDGRWLSRKVPGN from the coding sequence ATGAACAAGACCCAGAAGGACGAACTCCTGCGGGCCGTCAACAAGATACTGGATGATGGGGCAGACCGCACGGCCGTCCCTTGGAACTACCCTGCAACCGGCTCGCGCAAGGAGATCAAGGGGAAACTTACGCCCCTTAAATCAACGACCGAACAGGGACAGTCCTGCCGCCAACTGAACGTCCGGTTGCAGCGCGCCCAAAAGAGCGGGAACTGGACCGGCTGGTTCTGCAAGCAAAGCGACGGTCGTTGGCTCTCACGCAAAGTACCGGGCAACTAA
- a CDS encoding AraC family transcriptional regulator has product MPYLVRSTALTDYLKVARSVGIDPYRFLRDNRIDPSALASDVMIPAEAVARLLEESAEAAGIADFGLRMAQSRELSNLGPLAFVMQEQPTLRKALDSVARYLRLQNEALHMRIEESEGIVLIREDVLDGFAGTVRQAMQLVLGVLHRTLTTILGATWRPRAICFTHAAPSSVAMYERVFGASVLFKQDFDGLVCRASDLEVAIPAYDPVMAQQVRRHLDTLLAQSNASMSEQVRKLVITLLPSGTCSLDRVAQHLGVSRRTVSSRLALHGESYLSIVDDVREEMIKGYLSSTNRPVSEVATLAGFSSLSAFSRWFGRRFGCSVSRWRSKSRHLMVSGNTGTEPSSAVQGTATGEHSVGMPVALSASDLPADPDVLGAIALEQNRLACALWEELESLRRRVAQVPGLPGPAP; this is encoded by the coding sequence ATGCCTTACCTCGTTCGCAGCACTGCCCTGACCGACTACCTGAAGGTGGCGAGGTCCGTCGGTATTGATCCGTACCGCTTCCTCAGGGACAACAGGATCGATCCGTCCGCACTGGCCTCGGATGTCATGATTCCGGCCGAGGCGGTGGCGCGCCTGCTGGAGGAATCGGCCGAGGCTGCGGGAATCGCGGACTTCGGCCTGCGCATGGCGCAGAGCCGCGAGCTGTCCAACCTTGGGCCCCTCGCCTTTGTGATGCAGGAGCAACCCACGCTGCGCAAGGCACTCGACTCCGTCGCCCGTTATCTCCGGTTGCAGAACGAAGCGCTTCACATGCGGATCGAGGAGAGCGAGGGCATCGTTCTCATCCGGGAGGATGTACTGGATGGCTTTGCCGGCACCGTGCGACAGGCGATGCAGTTGGTGCTGGGGGTGCTGCATCGGACGCTGACAACCATTCTTGGTGCCACCTGGCGGCCAAGAGCTATCTGCTTTACGCATGCGGCTCCCTCAAGCGTTGCCATGTACGAGAGGGTGTTCGGCGCCTCGGTTCTGTTCAAGCAGGATTTCGATGGCCTGGTTTGCCGGGCGTCCGATCTGGAGGTCGCGATCCCGGCTTACGACCCGGTAATGGCACAGCAGGTACGCCGGCACCTCGATACGCTGCTGGCGCAGTCCAATGCGTCCATGTCCGAGCAGGTACGAAAGCTCGTCATCACGCTGCTTCCTTCCGGCACCTGCTCCCTGGATCGCGTAGCGCAGCATCTGGGCGTCTCTCGCAGGACCGTATCCAGCCGCCTCGCGCTACACGGCGAAAGCTATCTGTCGATAGTCGACGACGTTCGGGAGGAAATGATCAAGGGATACCTGTCCAGTACCAATCGGCCCGTGTCGGAAGTCGCGACGTTGGCGGGGTTCTCATCCTTGAGCGCTTTCTCACGCTGGTTCGGGCGCCGGTTCGGATGCAGTGTGTCCCGGTGGCGCAGCAAAAGCCGCCACTTGATGGTTTCCGGTAATACGGGCACCGAGCCGTCATCCGCGGTGCAGGGCACTGCGACAGGCGAACACTCTGTCGGCATGCCTGTCGCCTTGTCCGCCTCGGATCTTCCTGCCGATCCCGACGTATTGGGCGCCATTGCACTTGAACAAAACCGGCTGGCATGTGCCTTGTGGGAGGAACTGGAGAGTTTAAGGCGACGGGTCGCACAGGTCCCCGGACTTCCCGGTCCAGCGCCTTGA
- a CDS encoding carboxymuconolactone decarboxylase family protein translates to MSDKAVATPICDQLRETGNWNAAWDPIAELDPVWTEKFMAMGAHTMTSGVLEPKVLEFLAIAVDASCTHMYAPGTRRHIRKALELGATREEIAAVLQAVSVLGIHSSSLGAPILLEELAAMAQQKPEAERAAA, encoded by the coding sequence ATGAGCGACAAGGCCGTGGCTACCCCCATTTGCGACCAACTGCGCGAGACGGGCAACTGGAATGCGGCATGGGATCCGATCGCGGAACTGGATCCCGTCTGGACCGAAAAATTCATGGCCATGGGCGCACACACGATGACGTCGGGCGTACTGGAGCCGAAGGTGCTCGAGTTCCTCGCTATCGCGGTGGACGCGTCATGCACCCACATGTACGCGCCGGGCACGCGCCGCCACATCCGCAAGGCGCTTGAGCTCGGGGCCACGCGGGAAGAGATCGCCGCCGTTCTGCAGGCCGTCAGTGTGCTGGGCATTCACTCCAGCAGCCTGGGCGCGCCGATTCTCCTGGAAGAGCTGGCCGCCATGGCGCAACAAAAGCCCGAAGCCGAGCGCGCCGCTGCCTGA
- a CDS encoding 3-keto-5-aminohexanoate cleavage protein, translating into MQFLDDSLLPENQEKLVIQVAPYGPQWIPGDSDDIPVTMDEQVQKAVDCYNAGATVLHVHVREADGKGSKRLSKFNELLALLREAVPKMVLQVGGSISFAPEDEGQAAKWLNDDTRHMLAELDPRPDQVTVAINTSQMNVMELMTEADIAGTSLLNPALQAAYRDMISPSNPSWHVEHLKRLVENGIQPQFMLGNVTQLETLERLIRKGLYTGPLNLNYVAIGGGAAGLHPADMLEFARRTPDGAVLTIETLNRNVVPMNTMAIALGLHVRVGIEDTLFGPDGKRATSVQQIEQMVRIARELNRDIATGEDARRIYQIGTQWKSAEETLNALGMVPNRAPAQRGVPLRKAA; encoded by the coding sequence ATGCAATTCCTAGACGACTCCCTGTTGCCCGAGAACCAGGAAAAACTCGTGATCCAGGTAGCGCCGTACGGTCCGCAATGGATCCCCGGCGACTCGGACGATATCCCGGTCACGATGGACGAGCAGGTCCAGAAGGCTGTGGACTGCTACAACGCCGGCGCCACCGTGCTGCACGTCCATGTGCGCGAGGCGGACGGCAAGGGCAGCAAGCGGCTGTCGAAATTCAATGAATTGCTCGCTCTCCTGCGCGAGGCCGTTCCCAAGATGGTATTGCAGGTCGGTGGTTCGATCTCATTCGCACCCGAAGATGAGGGCCAAGCCGCCAAGTGGCTGAATGACGACACGCGTCATATGTTGGCTGAACTGGACCCCCGTCCGGACCAGGTGACGGTGGCAATCAATACCAGCCAGATGAATGTGATGGAGTTGATGACCGAAGCGGACATCGCCGGCACCTCGCTCCTGAATCCCGCGCTGCAGGCGGCCTATCGCGACATGATCTCGCCGTCCAACCCCTCATGGCATGTCGAGCACCTCAAGCGGCTGGTCGAAAACGGCATTCAACCGCAGTTCATGCTAGGCAACGTGACGCAACTGGAAACACTCGAGCGCCTGATCCGCAAGGGCCTCTACACCGGACCACTGAATCTGAACTACGTGGCGATCGGTGGCGGTGCGGCCGGGTTGCATCCGGCCGACATGCTCGAGTTCGCGCGTCGTACCCCGGATGGCGCTGTCCTCACCATCGAAACCCTGAACCGCAATGTGGTGCCGATGAACACGATGGCAATCGCGCTTGGTCTGCATGTGCGTGTCGGCATCGAAGACACGCTGTTCGGCCCTGACGGCAAGCGCGCGACCTCGGTCCAGCAGATCGAGCAAATGGTACGCATTGCCCGCGAACTGAACCGCGACATTGCTACCGGAGAGGATGCGCGCCGCATCTACCAAATCGGTACCCAGTGGAAATCCGCGGAAGAGACGCTGAACGCCTTGGGCATGGTCCCCAACCGTGCGCCGGCGCAGCGCGGTGTGCCCTTGCGCAAGGCGGCCTGA
- a CDS encoding MFS transporter — translation MLWKKSPSAVLATLLTIHLLAHIDRNMLLGFSPQIIKDLAINNAQYGFLVGAVWVLSFGGMAMIMGTLADRFSRTRIIAAGVLIWSGCTWASGHAQSFEQMAIARFFVASGEAALVPAAVSLLAELFPEKRRGTAMGLFFMGIPLGIGCSFLLAGTLGATHGWRDTFYILGMIGVAIAVPLAWLKEGRGQVAPQERGAPAMQQVRAVLQLIWEHRALRFTIVGFVLTHVAFASLSFMQLWLVNERGMDANGIATRIGALQLVFGTLGAVAGGVLSDRVAHRFRGGHASFIALLVVVSAPFVIACRLAPAGSALFYIGMCVAFFLPLAIYGPANAAIASMTPQNMRSTISGFTMLCINVFALATGTVVVGAATDYLIANGVTVPLTRVLLTTDALAISSALFFALAARVSCKQPAVNLPFLQTTK, via the coding sequence ATGCTGTGGAAGAAAAGCCCTTCAGCCGTTCTGGCGACCCTGTTGACCATCCACCTGCTTGCGCACATCGATCGCAACATGTTGCTGGGATTCTCGCCCCAGATCATCAAGGACCTGGCGATCAACAACGCGCAATATGGCTTCCTGGTCGGCGCGGTGTGGGTGCTGAGCTTCGGTGGCATGGCGATGATCATGGGAACGCTTGCGGATCGCTTCAGCCGTACGCGGATCATCGCGGCCGGCGTGCTGATCTGGAGCGGCTGCACCTGGGCTTCCGGGCATGCACAGAGCTTCGAGCAAATGGCCATTGCACGCTTCTTCGTTGCTAGCGGCGAAGCGGCGCTCGTGCCAGCCGCGGTGAGCCTGCTTGCCGAGCTTTTCCCGGAGAAGCGGCGTGGCACGGCGATGGGCCTGTTCTTCATGGGCATTCCTCTCGGTATCGGTTGCAGCTTCCTGCTGGCCGGCACGCTTGGTGCCACCCACGGCTGGCGCGACACCTTTTACATTCTGGGCATGATTGGCGTCGCCATCGCCGTACCGCTGGCATGGCTCAAGGAAGGTCGCGGCCAGGTCGCGCCTCAGGAACGTGGGGCCCCCGCCATGCAACAGGTCCGGGCCGTCCTCCAGCTGATCTGGGAGCACCGTGCACTTCGCTTCACCATCGTTGGCTTCGTGCTGACTCACGTCGCGTTCGCCAGCCTCTCCTTCATGCAACTGTGGTTGGTGAATGAGCGCGGCATGGACGCCAACGGCATCGCCACCCGCATCGGTGCGCTGCAACTGGTATTCGGCACACTCGGCGCGGTGGCGGGTGGCGTGCTCAGTGACCGCGTGGCGCACAGGTTCCGTGGCGGACACGCAAGCTTTATCGCGCTGCTAGTCGTCGTCAGCGCGCCGTTCGTTATCGCCTGTCGTCTCGCCCCAGCAGGCTCCGCCCTGTTCTATATCGGCATGTGCGTTGCGTTCTTCCTGCCGCTGGCAATTTATGGGCCGGCCAATGCGGCCATCGCAAGCATGACTCCGCAAAATATGCGTTCGACGATCTCCGGCTTCACGATGCTGTGCATCAATGTCTTCGCGCTTGCGACTGGCACCGTGGTCGTTGGTGCTGCAACAGACTACCTCATCGCCAACGGCGTGACGGTGCCGCTGACACGGGTGCTGCTGACCACTGACGCGCTGGCCATCTCTTCGGCACTGTTCTTCGCACTGGCTGCGCGCGTGTCGTGCAAGCAGCCGGCTGTCAACTTGCCATTCCTGCAAACGACGAAGTAA
- a CDS encoding SDR family NAD(P)-dependent oxidoreductase produces MQHQRQPLAGRVALVTGAGRGMGGAIALDLATAGAHLVICDIDLPALEQTHAAVEAAGAQCLSLRCDVSSPVEVDSMFGAIVERFGTLHILVNNAALVPNRPVDTERRNKHYAYITSPVPRQSLGFTSTMSDEEWHRYWDVNVHGLFYCTRAALRLMEAQRDGKIINIASIAGLSAMSAHSPHYGATKGAVIAFTKSVAAEVAGANIFVNAMAPGGVATPDFTEYFERAGEEKRNQFWQMVPAGRLGTMQEYASTVTYLAGDHYLVGQVVSPNGGVVI; encoded by the coding sequence ATGCAACACCAAAGACAACCTCTTGCAGGCCGTGTGGCCCTGGTTACCGGCGCCGGTCGGGGGATGGGCGGCGCTATCGCGCTTGACCTCGCCACGGCAGGCGCCCACCTCGTGATCTGTGATATCGACTTGCCTGCACTCGAGCAGACGCACGCGGCAGTGGAAGCTGCCGGTGCGCAATGTCTGTCGCTGCGCTGCGACGTGTCATCGCCTGTGGAGGTCGACAGCATGTTCGGCGCCATCGTCGAGCGATTCGGCACATTGCACATCCTGGTGAATAACGCTGCGCTGGTGCCCAACCGGCCGGTTGACACCGAGCGTCGCAACAAGCACTACGCCTATATCACTTCGCCGGTGCCGCGCCAGTCGCTGGGATTCACAAGCACCATGAGCGACGAGGAATGGCATCGCTACTGGGATGTCAATGTGCACGGCCTGTTCTATTGCACTCGCGCAGCGCTCAGACTGATGGAGGCGCAGCGTGACGGCAAGATCATCAACATTGCTTCGATCGCCGGCCTCTCGGCGATGAGCGCGCATAGCCCGCATTACGGTGCCACCAAAGGCGCTGTCATCGCCTTCACCAAGTCGGTCGCCGCCGAAGTGGCCGGCGCCAATATATTTGTCAATGCCATGGCGCCAGGTGGTGTGGCAACTCCGGACTTCACGGAGTATTTCGAACGAGCTGGTGAGGAGAAGCGCAACCAGTTCTGGCAGATGGTCCCCGCCGGACGCCTTGGCACGATGCAGGAATACGCATCGACGGTGACCTATCTGGCCGGCGACCATTACCTGGTAGGCCAGGTGGTCAGCCCTAATGGTGGCGTCGTGATCTGA
- a CDS encoding 3-(methylthio)propionyl-CoA ligase produces the protein MNGLMMHKQMLISSLIIHADRHHGDTEIVSRRVEGDLHRYTFRDCHRRARQLANALANLDVKPSDRVGTLAWNGYRHMELYYGVSGRGAVMHTINPRLHEDQVVYIADHAEDKYIFFDLTFLPLVQAIAARCTTVKAFVAMTDRAHMPEDCGIANLLCYEDLLEDSSPDYEWPSLDEDSASTLCYTSGTTGNPKGVLYSHRSTLLHTFAAALPDALNCSSRDTILPVVPMFHVNAWGIPYIACMVGAKLVFPGPALDGKSLYELFEAEQVTLSAGVPTVWQGLLGYVEQNGLAFSNMKRTVIGGAACSPSMLRTFQEDHGVQVLHAWGMTELSPLGTVGTLKSRHSTMSAIDRHAVQCKQGRAVFGVDMKIVDQDGAELPWNGQTSGELLVRGPWVVRNYFRSEDGNPLRIDGGAHGWFPTGDVATIDADGFMQITDRSKDVIKSGGEWIGSIELENIAMAHPAVSQAACIGAKHAKWDERPLLIVVRKPEADLTGEQMRMFYEGKVAKWWIPDDVVFVDAVPLGATGKILKNRLREQFGDHLLGGAH, from the coding sequence ATGAACGGTTTGATGATGCACAAGCAGATGTTGATTTCCTCACTGATCATCCACGCCGATCGTCACCACGGCGATACGGAGATCGTGTCGCGGCGGGTGGAGGGCGATCTGCACCGCTATACCTTCCGCGACTGTCACCGTCGTGCGCGCCAGTTGGCCAATGCCCTCGCCAACCTCGACGTCAAGCCTTCCGACCGAGTGGGCACGCTGGCATGGAACGGCTATCGACATATGGAGTTGTACTACGGTGTTTCTGGCAGGGGCGCGGTGATGCACACCATCAACCCTCGCTTGCACGAGGACCAGGTCGTATACATTGCCGATCACGCCGAAGACAAATACATCTTCTTCGATCTGACCTTCCTGCCGCTGGTCCAGGCAATCGCCGCGCGCTGCACGACGGTCAAGGCCTTTGTCGCCATGACGGACCGGGCGCACATGCCGGAGGATTGCGGCATTGCGAACCTGCTGTGTTATGAGGATCTGCTCGAGGATAGCTCGCCGGACTACGAATGGCCGAGCCTGGACGAGGATAGTGCCAGCACCCTTTGCTACACGTCGGGAACAACCGGCAACCCGAAAGGCGTTCTGTACAGTCATCGCTCGACACTTCTGCATACTTTTGCAGCGGCGCTTCCCGATGCGCTGAATTGCTCGTCGCGCGACACGATTCTGCCCGTGGTGCCGATGTTCCATGTGAATGCCTGGGGCATACCGTATATCGCTTGCATGGTGGGCGCCAAATTGGTGTTTCCTGGTCCTGCTCTGGACGGTAAATCCCTTTACGAATTGTTTGAGGCTGAACAAGTCACCCTCTCCGCCGGAGTTCCGACGGTCTGGCAAGGCCTGCTAGGCTACGTCGAGCAGAATGGACTTGCGTTCTCGAACATGAAACGCACCGTGATTGGAGGTGCGGCTTGCTCGCCAAGCATGCTGCGCACGTTCCAGGAGGACCACGGCGTTCAAGTGCTGCATGCATGGGGGATGACGGAGCTGAGCCCGCTTGGTACGGTTGGCACGTTGAAGTCCAGGCACTCGACAATGTCCGCCATCGACCGCCATGCAGTGCAATGCAAGCAGGGGCGTGCCGTGTTTGGTGTAGACATGAAGATCGTTGACCAGGACGGGGCGGAACTGCCATGGAACGGCCAGACCTCAGGCGAGCTGCTGGTGCGCGGCCCGTGGGTGGTACGAAACTACTTTAGAAGTGAAGACGGGAACCCGCTGAGGATCGACGGCGGAGCGCATGGCTGGTTCCCGACGGGAGATGTCGCCACCATCGATGCAGATGGATTCATGCAGATCACCGACAGAAGCAAGGACGTAATCAAGTCGGGAGGTGAATGGATCGGTTCCATTGAACTCGAAAACATCGCAATGGCGCATCCAGCGGTGTCGCAAGCGGCGTGCATTGGCGCGAAGCATGCCAAGTGGGATGAGCGTCCCTTGCTCATCGTTGTTCGAAAGCCGGAGGCGGATTTGACGGGTGAGCAGATGCGTATGTTCTACGAGGGCAAGGTTGCAAAGTGGTGGATCCCGGACGACGTGGTCTTCGTCGATGCCGTCCCTTTGGGCGCGACTGGAAAGATCCTGAAAAACCGTCTGCGAGAGCAGTTCGGTGATCACTTGTTAGGCGGCGCTCATTGA
- a CDS encoding 3-keto-5-aminohexanoate cleavage protein yields MQFLDDSLHPENQDKVVITVAPYGPEWMPEDFPEDIPVTMEEQVQKAVDCYNAGATVLHLHVRELDGKGSKRLSKFNELIAGVRKAVPDMIIQVGGSISFAPEDDGQAAKWLSDDTRHMLADLDPKPDQVTVAINTTQMNIMELLYPEYLEGTSLSHPAYVEAYREMTVPAGPGWVEEHLRRLSNAGIQPHFQLTGIHAMETLERMVRAGKYKGPLNLTWIGIGGGFDGPNPFNFVNFVHRAPDGCTLTAESLLKNVLPFNMMAMAMGLHPRCGIEDTIIDQHGKRMTSVQQIEQCVRVAKELGREIASGKEARDIYRIGTWYDSAEETLAAHGMAPNRQAGQKNLPLRAAA; encoded by the coding sequence ATGCAATTTCTAGACGATTCGCTGCACCCTGAGAATCAGGACAAGGTGGTCATCACGGTGGCCCCGTACGGCCCCGAGTGGATGCCGGAGGACTTCCCAGAAGACATTCCGGTGACGATGGAGGAGCAGGTGCAAAAGGCGGTGGACTGCTACAACGCCGGCGCCACCGTGCTGCACTTGCACGTACGCGAACTCGACGGCAAGGGCTCCAAGCGCCTGTCCAAGTTCAACGAGCTGATCGCCGGCGTGCGCAAGGCCGTGCCCGACATGATCATCCAGGTCGGCGGCTCGATCTCCTTCGCGCCGGAAGATGACGGCCAGGCCGCCAAGTGGCTGTCGGACGACACCCGCCACATGCTGGCCGACCTCGACCCGAAGCCGGACCAGGTCACGGTGGCGATCAACACCACCCAGATGAACATCATGGAACTGCTGTACCCCGAATACCTCGAGGGTACGTCGCTGTCCCATCCGGCCTACGTCGAGGCCTATCGCGAGATGACCGTGCCGGCCGGCCCGGGCTGGGTCGAAGAGCACCTGCGCCGCCTGAGCAACGCCGGCATCCAGCCGCACTTCCAGCTCACCGGCATCCACGCGATGGAAACGCTGGAGCGCATGGTTCGCGCCGGCAAGTACAAGGGTCCGCTGAACCTGACCTGGATCGGCATCGGCGGCGGCTTCGATGGTCCCAATCCGTTCAACTTCGTCAACTTCGTGCACCGCGCTCCGGATGGCTGCACGCTGACCGCCGAGTCGCTGCTGAAGAACGTGCTGCCGTTCAACATGATGGCGATGGCCATGGGCCTGCATCCGCGCTGCGGCATTGAGGACACCATCATCGATCAGCACGGCAAGCGCATGACCTCGGTGCAGCAGATCGAGCAGTGCGTGCGCGTGGCCAAGGAACTGGGCCGCGAGATTGCCTCGGGCAAGGAAGCGCGCGATATCTACCGCATCGGCACCTGGTACGACAGCGCCGAAGAGACGCTGGCCGCCCACGGCATGGCGCCCAACCGCCAGGCCGGGCAGAAGAACCTGCCGCTGCGCGCTGCAGCCTGA
- a CDS encoding DUF1289 domain-containing protein, which produces MPAANPCINICRMDPAGKYCQGCRRSSVEIGLWDRMSEAQRIEVLADLPLRARRGASQQPAPDRP; this is translated from the coding sequence ATGCCCGCTGCCAATCCCTGCATCAACATCTGTCGCATGGACCCGGCGGGCAAGTACTGCCAGGGCTGCCGCAGAAGCTCGGTCGAGATCGGTCTTTGGGATCGCATGAGCGAAGCCCAGCGCATCGAGGTGCTGGCTGACTTGCCACTTCGCGCCCGCCGGGGCGCATCCCAGCAACCTGCGCCGGATCGCCCCTGA